One segment of Passer domesticus isolate bPasDom1 chromosome 28, bPasDom1.hap1, whole genome shotgun sequence DNA contains the following:
- the LOC135287130 gene encoding transcription factor COE2-like isoform X4 codes for MFGIQDTLGRGPILKDKSLGSEMDSVRSWVRNVGVVDANVAAQSGVALSRAHFEKQPPSNLRKSNFFHFVLALYDRQGQPVEIERTAFVDFVENDKEQGNEKTNNGTHYKLQLLYSNGVRTEQDLYVRLIDSVTKQPITYEGQNKNPEMCRVLLTHEVMCSRCCEKKSCGNRNETPSDPVIIDRHLMGLGLQ; via the exons ATGTTTGGAATTCAAGATACTTTAGGAAGAGGACCAATTCTGAAAGATAAATCTCTAGGTTCTGAGATGGATTCCGTCAGGTCCTGGGTCAGAAACGTTGGGGTTGTGGATGCAAACGTAGCAGCACAAAG CGGAGTAGCTTTGTCCAGAGCACACTTTGAAAAGCAGCCACCCTCCAACTTGAGGAAATCCAATTTCTTTCACTTTGTTCTGGCTCTCTACGACAGACAGGGGCAGCCCGTGGAAATAGAGAGGACAGCTTTTGTGGACTTTGTAGAAAATGATAAA GAGCAAGGCAACGAGAAGACGAACAACGGCACGCACTACAAACtccagctgctctacagcaacG GTGTCAGGACAGAGCAGGATCTCTATGTGAGGCTCATTGATTCTGTCACCAAGCAG CCTATAACTTACGAAGGCCAGAACAAGAACCCCGAGATGTGCAGGGTGTTGCTCACCCACGAAGTCATGTGCAG TCGGTGCTGTGAGAAGAAAAGTTGTGGCAACAGAAATGAGACTCCATCTGACCCTGTGATCATTGACAG ACACCTGATGGGTTTAGGACTGCAATAG
- the LOC135287130 gene encoding transcription factor COE2-like isoform X6 produces MFGIQDTLGRGPILKDKSLGSEMDSVRSWVRNVGVVDANVAAQSGVALSRAHFEKQPPSNLRKSNFFHFVLALYDRQGQPVEIERTAFVDFVENDKEQGNEKTNNGTHYKLQLLYSNGVRTEQDLYVRLIDSVTKQPITYEGQNKNPEMCRVLLTHEVMCSRCCEKKSCGNRNETPSDPVIIDSIL; encoded by the exons ATGTTTGGAATTCAAGATACTTTAGGAAGAGGACCAATTCTGAAAGATAAATCTCTAGGTTCTGAGATGGATTCCGTCAGGTCCTGGGTCAGAAACGTTGGGGTTGTGGATGCAAACGTAGCAGCACAAAG CGGAGTAGCTTTGTCCAGAGCACACTTTGAAAAGCAGCCACCCTCCAACTTGAGGAAATCCAATTTCTTTCACTTTGTTCTGGCTCTCTACGACAGACAGGGGCAGCCCGTGGAAATAGAGAGGACAGCTTTTGTGGACTTTGTAGAAAATGATAAA GAGCAAGGCAACGAGAAGACGAACAACGGCACGCACTACAAACtccagctgctctacagcaacG GTGTCAGGACAGAGCAGGATCTCTATGTGAGGCTCATTGATTCTGTCACCAAGCAG CCTATAACTTACGAAGGCCAGAACAAGAACCCCGAGATGTGCAGGGTGTTGCTCACCCACGAAGTCATGTGCAG TCGGTGCTGTGAGAAGAAAAGTTGTGGCAACAGAAATGAGACTCCATCTGACCCTGTGATCATTGACAG CATTCTGTGA
- the LOC135287130 gene encoding transcription factor COE2-like isoform X2 translates to MFGIQDTLGRGPILKDKSLGSEMDSVRSWVRNVGVVDANVAAQSGVALSRAHFEKQPPSNLRKSNFFHFVLALYDRQGQPVEIERTAFVDFVENDKEQGNEKTNNGTHYKLQLLYSNGVRTEQDLYVRLIDSVTKQPITYEGQNKNPEMCRVLLTHEVMCSRCCEKKSCGNRNETPSDPVIIDRQQISQQAGESEEA, encoded by the exons ATGTTTGGAATTCAAGATACTTTAGGAAGAGGACCAATTCTGAAAGATAAATCTCTAGGTTCTGAGATGGATTCCGTCAGGTCCTGGGTCAGAAACGTTGGGGTTGTGGATGCAAACGTAGCAGCACAAAG CGGAGTAGCTTTGTCCAGAGCACACTTTGAAAAGCAGCCACCCTCCAACTTGAGGAAATCCAATTTCTTTCACTTTGTTCTGGCTCTCTACGACAGACAGGGGCAGCCCGTGGAAATAGAGAGGACAGCTTTTGTGGACTTTGTAGAAAATGATAAA GAGCAAGGCAACGAGAAGACGAACAACGGCACGCACTACAAACtccagctgctctacagcaacG GTGTCAGGACAGAGCAGGATCTCTATGTGAGGCTCATTGATTCTGTCACCAAGCAG CCTATAACTTACGAAGGCCAGAACAAGAACCCCGAGATGTGCAGGGTGTTGCTCACCCACGAAGTCATGTGCAG TCGGTGCTGTGAGAAGAAAAGTTGTGGCAACAGAAATGAGACTCCATCTGACCCTGTGATCATTGACAG ACAACAGATTTCCCAGCAAGCTGGTGAGTCAGAAGaagcttaa
- the LOC135287130 gene encoding transcription factor COE2-like isoform X1 → MFGIQDTLGRGPILKDKSLGSEMDSVRSWVRNVGVVDANVAAQSGVALSRAHFEKQPPSNLRKSNFFHFVLALYDRQGQPVEIERTAFVDFVENDKEQGNEKTNNGTHYKLQLLYSNGVRTEQDLYVRLIDSVTKQPITYEGQNKNPEMCRVLLTHEVMCSRCCEKKSCGNRNETPSDPVIIDSLKSEFSGKQLGMEGPGFAPGLRP, encoded by the exons ATGTTTGGAATTCAAGATACTTTAGGAAGAGGACCAATTCTGAAAGATAAATCTCTAGGTTCTGAGATGGATTCCGTCAGGTCCTGGGTCAGAAACGTTGGGGTTGTGGATGCAAACGTAGCAGCACAAAG CGGAGTAGCTTTGTCCAGAGCACACTTTGAAAAGCAGCCACCCTCCAACTTGAGGAAATCCAATTTCTTTCACTTTGTTCTGGCTCTCTACGACAGACAGGGGCAGCCCGTGGAAATAGAGAGGACAGCTTTTGTGGACTTTGTAGAAAATGATAAA GAGCAAGGCAACGAGAAGACGAACAACGGCACGCACTACAAACtccagctgctctacagcaacG GTGTCAGGACAGAGCAGGATCTCTATGTGAGGCTCATTGATTCTGTCACCAAGCAG CCTATAACTTACGAAGGCCAGAACAAGAACCCCGAGATGTGCAGGGTGTTGCTCACCCACGAAGTCATGTGCAG TCGGTGCTGTGAGAAGAAAAGTTGTGGCAACAGAAATGAGACTCCATCTGACCCTGTGATCATTGACAG CCTGAAGTCTGAATTTTCTGGGAAGCAGCTTGGGATGGAAGGCCCTGGATTTGCCCCTGGACTGAGACCTTGA
- the LOC135287130 gene encoding transcription factor COE2-like isoform X3: protein MFGIQDTLGRGPILKDKSLGSEMDSVRSWVRNVGVVDANVAAQSGVALSRAHFEKQPPSNLRKSNFFHFVLALYDRQGQPVEIERTAFVDFVENDKEQGNEKTNNGTHYKLQLLYSNGVRTEQDLYVRLIDSVTKQPITYEGQNKNPEMCRVLLTHEVMCSRCCEKKSCGNRNETPSDPVIIDRCYKRADAGVV, encoded by the exons ATGTTTGGAATTCAAGATACTTTAGGAAGAGGACCAATTCTGAAAGATAAATCTCTAGGTTCTGAGATGGATTCCGTCAGGTCCTGGGTCAGAAACGTTGGGGTTGTGGATGCAAACGTAGCAGCACAAAG CGGAGTAGCTTTGTCCAGAGCACACTTTGAAAAGCAGCCACCCTCCAACTTGAGGAAATCCAATTTCTTTCACTTTGTTCTGGCTCTCTACGACAGACAGGGGCAGCCCGTGGAAATAGAGAGGACAGCTTTTGTGGACTTTGTAGAAAATGATAAA GAGCAAGGCAACGAGAAGACGAACAACGGCACGCACTACAAACtccagctgctctacagcaacG GTGTCAGGACAGAGCAGGATCTCTATGTGAGGCTCATTGATTCTGTCACCAAGCAG CCTATAACTTACGAAGGCCAGAACAAGAACCCCGAGATGTGCAGGGTGTTGCTCACCCACGAAGTCATGTGCAG TCGGTGCTGTGAGAAGAAAAGTTGTGGCAACAGAAATGAGACTCCATCTGACCCTGTGATCATTGACAG ATGCTACAAGAGAGCTGATGCTGGAGTGGTTTGA
- the LOC135287130 gene encoding transcription factor COE2-like isoform X5 has product MFGIQDTLGRGPILKDKSLGSEMDSVRSWVRNVGVVDANVAAQSGVALSRAHFEKQPPSNLRKSNFFHFVLALYDRQGQPVEIERTAFVDFVENDKEQGNEKTNNGTHYKLQLLYSNGVRTEQDLYVRLIDSVTKQPITYEGQNKNPEMCRVLLTHEVMCSRCCEKKSCGNRNETPSDPVIIDRDGIQLDY; this is encoded by the exons ATGTTTGGAATTCAAGATACTTTAGGAAGAGGACCAATTCTGAAAGATAAATCTCTAGGTTCTGAGATGGATTCCGTCAGGTCCTGGGTCAGAAACGTTGGGGTTGTGGATGCAAACGTAGCAGCACAAAG CGGAGTAGCTTTGTCCAGAGCACACTTTGAAAAGCAGCCACCCTCCAACTTGAGGAAATCCAATTTCTTTCACTTTGTTCTGGCTCTCTACGACAGACAGGGGCAGCCCGTGGAAATAGAGAGGACAGCTTTTGTGGACTTTGTAGAAAATGATAAA GAGCAAGGCAACGAGAAGACGAACAACGGCACGCACTACAAACtccagctgctctacagcaacG GTGTCAGGACAGAGCAGGATCTCTATGTGAGGCTCATTGATTCTGTCACCAAGCAG CCTATAACTTACGAAGGCCAGAACAAGAACCCCGAGATGTGCAGGGTGTTGCTCACCCACGAAGTCATGTGCAG TCGGTGCTGTGAGAAGAAAAGTTGTGGCAACAGAAATGAGACTCCATCTGACCCTGTGATCATTGACAG GGATGGGATCCAACTGGATTACTGA
- the LOC135287130 gene encoding transcription factor COE2-like isoform X7: MFGIQDTLGRGPILKDKSLGSEMDSVRSWVRNVGVVDANVAAQSGVALSRAHFEKQPPSNLRKSNFFHFVLALYDRQGQPVEIERTAFVDFVENDKEQGNEKTNNGTHYKLQLLYSNGVRTEQDLYVRLIDSVTKQPITYEGQNKNPEMCRVLLTHEVMCSRCCEKKSCGNRNETPSDPVIIDR, translated from the exons ATGTTTGGAATTCAAGATACTTTAGGAAGAGGACCAATTCTGAAAGATAAATCTCTAGGTTCTGAGATGGATTCCGTCAGGTCCTGGGTCAGAAACGTTGGGGTTGTGGATGCAAACGTAGCAGCACAAAG CGGAGTAGCTTTGTCCAGAGCACACTTTGAAAAGCAGCCACCCTCCAACTTGAGGAAATCCAATTTCTTTCACTTTGTTCTGGCTCTCTACGACAGACAGGGGCAGCCCGTGGAAATAGAGAGGACAGCTTTTGTGGACTTTGTAGAAAATGATAAA GAGCAAGGCAACGAGAAGACGAACAACGGCACGCACTACAAACtccagctgctctacagcaacG GTGTCAGGACAGAGCAGGATCTCTATGTGAGGCTCATTGATTCTGTCACCAAGCAG CCTATAACTTACGAAGGCCAGAACAAGAACCCCGAGATGTGCAGGGTGTTGCTCACCCACGAAGTCATGTGCAG TCGGTGCTGTGAGAAGAAAAGTTGTGGCAACAGAAATGAGACTCCATCTGACCCTGTGATCATTGACAGGTAG